CGCTGCAGTTCGAGACTTCCGCCGGCGACGGCGTCGCGTTGTTGCCGGCCGCATCTTTCGGATTGCACAAGACCGCGTTGGTAACGAATGCGTCGTAGCGGCTGAGCCCAACCTGCTCGAGCAAGGACTCGAAGTTATGCCCAGACTTGTCACCATGGAACGGCAACTCCGATGCGTCCGCGCCTAGCCTCCCCGGTGCTTCCCCAATGAACATAACCTTGGCTGCAAGGGAGCCACTGCCGGCACCCAGCACTCGCGCACTGTTTGCCATCCTCGGGCACAAGTTGCATGCCTTGACGCGCTGAACCAGCTGGGCGAATTGACGCTCTCTATCGCTTGTTGTCATGGGTCAATGGGAAATGGCGCGAAGGGCCTCGACTGACCCGCCGTTGTAGGCGTGAACGGAGTGGCAGACCAGCTTGCCTGGTGTCTTGCCCGACGCTGCACAGATGAACCGAAGAAGCTGACCAAGCCCCAGAAAATTGCCCAAAGCCTTGTTGTAGAAGTCGTGGTTCCGATACACAACTACCAAGTCAAGAAGGTCGCCGGGGTGCCAGACGAGCTCACCAAAGTGCCAACATGGTCCCCCGCGCGTACGAGGTGTGTCGCGCGCTGGTGTCGAAAGATGAAACACGAGCCCGGTGCTGCTTCTCTTCTCCCACTTGTTCAGCTTCTCGATGACGACTTCGAGCTGATTTGTCGCGGGATGGTCCGGAAACCGAACTAGCCGCTCGAAGTAGGTACCCCAAGCGCTCCGGTTCCGCTTGAATCTCATAGCCCGGTCATGTCTTTCGAGATAAGCCTGGTACAACGCGGCTCGGTCTGGCAGCGCCTGTGCCAACTCGAAGGGAAAGATTGTCTTGATGACCTCACGTACATCGTCGCCGGGGAATCCTCGCTTCCTCGGCGAGCACTGCGCCAGCCAGCCAGCATCAAGGATTGTCGGCTCGTCGATGGTTGTGAAGAGGTTGAAGACTTCTCTCCTGTCCAGAACCATCGCAACGCCGTTGCGCCAAGCATCCAGAGCAGTTCGGCCCGCGACGTTCACCGCACTCATGCCTTGCCTCCAGCAGCTGTAGGCGCGACATACGTGAGGGCTTGCTGGTCCAGGTCCACATCAACCCTTCCACCTCGATGCTCCCTCAAGGCACGAAACGCCGCGTATCCTTGAAGGATGGCAGCCTTCCACTGTTTGGCAGTGCAGCGACTGACCTCAAGACCGGCTGTAAGTCGGATGATGGTTTTGAGAAGACCTATGTCGACAGAGCTCTCGTCGCTGTACCAGCCTCGCTGTGCAGCTTCGTTGAAGACCAGCACGGATATGGCCTCCTCGACCACCGAGGCTCTTCCTCCATCCTCCACTTCATCGATGCGTGGGTTGCTCTTCCTCTTGCGCCGCAGCATTGCCCGGGTAACAGGTGACCAACCGAGCACGGCAGCGTAGGCCAGGTGAAAGACGTCATGAAACCGATACCCGTCATCTTTATGAGCGTTGTCGGTCAGCGTGTCGCCGACAATAACTCCGCTGACCATGATGCGGACTAAGAGCTGCTTCTCCCCGCGCTTTTCGGAGAACGTCACGCTGAACTGCCGTGGCAGGCGTTCCTCCGGTTCGAAACCGTCATCGAAGCGGTTTACCTCGCCCTTCGAGTAGAGACGCTCGGCTTTGCGGGCACTCTCACGAGCAATCTCTTGGAGCGGTATCTTGTGCAAGACCGCCAAGCTCGTCAGGTACCACAGGATGTCTCCGATGTGCTCGCGAAGGTCCGCGCGAAAGGTTCTGCTGTCGCGCAAGAGCACCAGCTTCTTGAATGTTGCGTTCAGGTCTCCCAGCTCGCCCGCCAAGCCCAAGAGCGAAACGATGGCCTTCTTCCTCTCATCAGTTTGCTCGACCATCTTCTGGTACTCGCCGAAAGTTCGAACGCGATTGGTCTTCGCAGGCGTTCTATCTTGATTAGACGACATTGCTTCTCCCTTGGCACCTTGACAGCGAGCTACTGTAAGGCCAATGCATTCTTGGAGAAGAACGCCATCCTTGCAATATCCGGACGACGAATCGGTCTCTTTTTGCTGTGCAGCCTATTGATCAGCATCACCCAGCGGCGATTCACCCGGCACCGCGCTCGGCGGCCACACCCCCCAAGCTCAAGCCTCCCCTGGTA
This window of the Piscinibacter lacus genome carries:
- a CDS encoding nucleotide pyrophosphohydrolase is translated as MVEQTDERKKAIVSLLGLAGELGDLNATFKKLVLLRDSRTFRADLREHIGDILWYLTSLAVLHKIPLQEIARESARKAERLYSKGEVNRFDDGFEPEERLPRQFSVTFSEKRGEKQLLVRIMVSGVIVGDTLTDNAHKDDGYRFHDVFHLAYAAVLGWSPVTRAMLRRKRKSNPRIDEVEDGGRASVVEEAISVLVFNEAAQRGWYSDESSVDIGLLKTIIRLTAGLEVSRCTAKQWKAAILQGYAAFRALREHRGGRVDVDLDQQALTYVAPTAAGGKA